The sequence CCACGCAGCAGCGCGCCGATATTGTCGCCCGCCTCGCCGCTGTCCAGCAGCTTGCGGAACATCTCGACGCCGGTCACAACCGTCTTCGTGGTGTCCTTCAGGCCGACGATCTCGACTTCCTCGCCAACCTTCACGATGCCGCGCTCGACGCGGCCGGTCACCACCGTGCCACGGCCGGAGATCGAGAACACGTCCTCGATCGGCATCAGGAACGGCAGGTCCTTCGCACGCTCCGGCTGCGGGATGTAGCGATCGACCTCGGCCATCAGCTCCAGGATCGCCTCGCGGCCCAGCTTCGGATCGCTGTCTTC is a genomic window of Oceanibaculum nanhaiense containing:
- a CDS encoding EF-Tu/IF-2/RF-3 family GTPase; this translates as EDSDPKLGREAILELMAEVDRYIPQPERAKDLPFLMPIEDVFSISGRGTVVTGRVERGIVKVGEEVEIVGLKDTTKTVVTGVEMFRKLLDSGEAGDNIGALLRG